A DNA window from Candidatus Dormiibacterota bacterium contains the following coding sequences:
- a CDS encoding VWA domain-containing protein: MSFQSPWLLLGLLAIPLLVGLYITSQQRRRAYAVRFTNLTLLNQVMGKGPGFRRHLPAILFIAGVAGLLFSMARPQATIRVPKGQTSVMLAVDVSGSMAATDVQPTRIEAAIAAGRTLIDKLPSNAQVGLVIFNAHAEVVAPLTQDKGSVKDALGSLQPGGGTAIGDAIQVAVAQLANIIDPNSSKSQNYAMVVLLTDGSSNTGIDTTTAAANAAQAKIPVETIGIGARNQTTMVQGQVVDGVDEQALQQISSATGGHYYYASDESQLNKIYSDLGSRIGWVTTKLDLTAPLLALGTIILVAGGLFSLRWFRLLP, encoded by the coding sequence ATGAGCTTCCAGTCACCCTGGCTCCTGCTCGGGCTGCTCGCGATCCCGCTGCTGGTCGGCTTGTACATCACGAGTCAGCAGCGTCGCCGGGCCTATGCGGTCCGCTTTACCAACCTGACGCTGCTCAACCAGGTGATGGGCAAGGGGCCAGGGTTCCGCCGTCATCTCCCCGCGATCCTCTTCATCGCCGGCGTGGCGGGCTTGCTGTTCTCGATGGCACGCCCCCAGGCGACGATCCGTGTCCCCAAGGGGCAGACCAGCGTGATGCTCGCGGTTGATGTCTCGGGATCGATGGCGGCCACCGACGTGCAGCCCACCCGGATCGAAGCGGCGATCGCGGCCGGCCGCACGCTGATCGACAAGCTGCCAAGCAACGCCCAGGTTGGCCTCGTGATCTTCAACGCCCACGCGGAGGTGGTCGCGCCGCTGACCCAGGACAAGGGCTCGGTGAAAGACGCGCTGGGCAGCCTCCAGCCAGGTGGGGGAACGGCGATTGGCGACGCGATTCAGGTCGCCGTCGCCCAGCTCGCCAACATCATCGACCCGAACAGTTCAAAGTCCCAGAACTACGCAATGGTCGTGTTGCTGACCGACGGCTCGTCCAATACCGGAATCGACACGACGACCGCCGCCGCCAACGCGGCGCAAGCCAAGATCCCGGTCGAGACGATTGGGATCGGGGCGCGGAACCAGACGACCATGGTCCAGGGCCAGGTTGTGGACGGCGTCGACGAGCAGGCGCTGCAGCAGATCAGCAGCGCGACGGGCGGCCACTACTACTACGCCTCGGACGAGAGCCAGCTGAACAAGATCTACAGCGACCTCGGGTCACGGATCGGCTGGGTGACGACCAAGCTCGATCTCACCGCGCCGCTGCTGGCACTCGGTACCATCATCCTGGTGGCCGGCGGGTTGTTCAGCTTGCGCTGGTTCCGGCTGCTTCCTTAA
- a CDS encoding citrate synthase, translated as MTTETLTVTDNRTGRRYEVPIRSGAIAAADLQKITSDGSGSGLLSYDPAFLNTASCRSAITFIDGERSILRYRGYPVEELAERSSFLEVAYLLIHGELPDPTQHREWVEAITHHTLLHENIKKLIDGFHHDAHPMGILVGTVGALSTFYPDAKDIFNVESRRLQILRLIAKMPTLAAFAARHAVGMPYAYPDNDLSYAGNFLNMMWKATELKYEPNPVLERALDVLLILHADHEQNCSTNVMRAVGSSHADPFSATAAASAALYGPLHGGANEQVLRMLKEIGSVSRVPDYVNRVRGGELRLMGFGHRVYKNYDPRAQIIKKVADDVLAVTGRSPLLDIALELERVALADDYFIKHRLYPNVDFYSGIIYAAIGFPVEMFPVLFAIGRTPGWLAQWQEGLLDPEQKIMRPRQVYTGPAERHLPGVRAVKEAAGTSAS; from the coding sequence ATGACAACCGAAACGCTGACCGTCACCGATAACCGAACCGGCCGCCGCTACGAGGTCCCCATCCGGAGCGGCGCGATCGCCGCCGCCGACCTCCAGAAGATCACCTCCGATGGGTCCGGCTCCGGCTTGCTGAGCTACGACCCGGCCTTCCTCAACACGGCCAGTTGCCGGAGCGCCATTACTTTCATCGATGGCGAGCGGAGCATTCTCCGCTATCGCGGCTATCCCGTGGAGGAGCTAGCCGAACGCAGCAGCTTCCTCGAGGTTGCCTATCTACTGATTCACGGTGAGCTGCCGGATCCGACCCAGCATCGCGAATGGGTCGAGGCGATCACGCATCACACCCTGCTCCACGAGAACATCAAGAAGCTGATCGACGGCTTCCATCACGACGCCCACCCGATGGGGATCCTGGTCGGCACCGTGGGGGCGCTCTCCACCTTCTACCCCGATGCGAAAGACATCTTCAACGTGGAGAGCCGGAGGCTCCAGATCCTGCGCCTGATCGCGAAGATGCCGACGCTGGCCGCCTTTGCCGCCCGCCACGCCGTCGGCATGCCCTATGCCTACCCGGATAACGACCTTTCCTACGCCGGTAATTTCCTGAATATGATGTGGAAGGCCACCGAGTTGAAGTACGAACCCAACCCGGTGCTGGAGCGGGCGCTCGACGTACTGCTCATCTTGCACGCTGACCACGAGCAGAATTGCTCGACCAACGTGATGCGGGCCGTGGGCAGTTCGCACGCCGACCCATTCTCGGCGACGGCCGCGGCCTCCGCGGCGCTCTACGGCCCGCTCCACGGCGGCGCCAATGAGCAGGTGTTACGGATGCTCAAGGAGATCGGGTCGGTCAGCCGTGTGCCCGACTACGTCAATCGGGTCCGTGGCGGTGAACTGCGGCTGATGGGGTTCGGCCACCGTGTCTACAAGAACTACGACCCGAGGGCGCAGATCATCAAGAAGGTGGCCGACGATGTGCTGGCGGTGACCGGTCGGAGCCCGTTGCTCGACATCGCGCTCGAACTCGAACGAGTGGCGCTCGCCGACGACTACTTCATCAAGCACCGCCTCTACCCCAACGTTGACTTCTACTCCGGCATCATCTATGCCGCGATCGGCTTTCCCGTCGAGATGTTTCCGGTGCTGTTTGCGATCGGGCGCACGCCTGGCTGGCTGGCGCAGTGGCAGGAAGGCTTGCTCGATCCCGAGCAGAAGATCATGCGGCCGCGTCAGGTTTACACGGGCCCGGCCGAACGCCACCTCCCCGGGGTGCGCGCCGTTAAGGAAGCAGCCGGAACCAGCGCAAGCTGA
- a CDS encoding ferric reductase-like transmembrane domain-containing protein: MSDTILWYATRGAGVVSLALLTGVVALGIASAMRWQTASWPRFLTTGFHRNLALATLIFLALHIVTAVVDPFTALGWQAALIPFSSSYRRFWLGLGVVAIYLLLAIVVTSLLRPLFGPRTWRLVHWLAYLMWPIAVIHGIGTGTDPRFAWMLVIEAVCIGSIMAAVAWRVSRPNAGWRQIPAVTPRARKWS, from the coding sequence GTGAGCGACACCATTCTCTGGTACGCGACTCGCGGCGCCGGCGTCGTCAGCCTCGCCCTGCTGACCGGCGTTGTCGCGCTGGGCATCGCGAGCGCAATGCGCTGGCAGACCGCGTCATGGCCGCGCTTTCTTACCACGGGCTTTCACCGCAACCTGGCGCTCGCGACGCTCATCTTCCTCGCGCTTCACATCGTGACGGCCGTCGTCGACCCATTCACGGCGCTCGGCTGGCAGGCTGCCCTCATTCCGTTCTCGTCGTCATACCGTCGATTCTGGCTGGGCCTCGGCGTGGTTGCCATTTATTTGCTGCTCGCGATCGTGGTGACGAGCCTGCTTCGCCCGCTCTTCGGACCGCGCACCTGGCGGCTCGTCCACTGGCTCGCCTACCTCATGTGGCCGATCGCCGTCATCCACGGCATCGGCACCGGCACCGACCCGCGTTTCGCATGGATGCTGGTGATCGAGGCGGTCTGTATCGGGAGCATCATGGCCGCGGTCGCCTGGCGCGTGAGCCGCCCGAACGCGGGCTGGCGCCAGATCCCAGCCGTCACACCTCGGGCGCGGAAATGGAGCTGA
- a CDS encoding cytochrome b N-terminal domain-containing protein, whose amino-acid sequence MKSRVGDESTGSWTAAARRQLERRLPWENLLPDRQPFYVGSWVYVFGVVTIAALIWVVLSGVVLAAFGPQWWHLSSAGRFFNSLHFWSVQVFFVFMVLHLWGQYFMASWREGRAPTWMIGVVTFAVSIVAAFTGYLSQQNFDAQYIAMNAKDAVNSTGVGGFFNVLNFGQMYGLHVMLLPIAIIALVFLHIVQVRMKGVVPPIGHDAKPAAALDLRKK is encoded by the coding sequence GTGAAGAGCCGTGTCGGCGACGAGTCAACCGGCAGTTGGACGGCCGCCGCCCGGCGCCAGCTGGAGCGCCGCCTTCCCTGGGAGAACCTCCTGCCCGATCGGCAGCCGTTCTACGTCGGGTCCTGGGTCTACGTCTTCGGCGTGGTCACCATCGCGGCCTTGATCTGGGTCGTGCTCAGTGGCGTCGTGCTGGCGGCGTTCGGCCCCCAATGGTGGCATCTGTCCAGCGCCGGCCGCTTCTTCAACAGCCTTCACTTCTGGAGCGTCCAGGTGTTCTTCGTCTTCATGGTGCTGCACCTCTGGGGTCAGTACTTCATGGCCAGCTGGCGTGAAGGCCGGGCGCCAACCTGGATGATCGGGGTGGTCACGTTCGCGGTCAGCATCGTGGCTGCCTTCACCGGCTACCTCTCGCAGCAGAACTTCGACGCCCAGTACATCGCGATGAATGCGAAGGATGCCGTGAACTCCACCGGCGTCGGCGGGTTCTTCAATGTCCTGAACTTCGGCCAGATGTACGGCCTGCATGTGATGCTGCTGCCGATCGCGATCATCGCGCTAGTCTTCCTGCACATCGTCCAGGTCCGGATGAAGGGCGTGGTGCCGCCGATCGGGCACGACGCGAAACCAGCCGCCGCGCTGGATCTGCGGAAGAAATGA
- a CDS encoding FAD:protein FMN transferase: protein MTVALKSWTALGTSVHVIATDADGLGRATTAVGDVLEDVDTAYSRFREDSELSRLNASPGRTVRVSPLLATAIDAAQRAARLTDGAVDPTIGHAIRVAGYDDDFSRIAAQDGPINLRAWRVPGWRAIRFDRRSRTVLLPPGVELDLGSTGKALAADIAARAALAAAGAGGVLVSLGGDIATAGTPPSGAWRIHVAEDSREKPDGDGEVICLPAGGVATSSTTVRRWTRGAAVLHHIIDPETSRPTTGPFRTVTVAAATCLDANIASTAAIVRGEAAIDWLTSWGLPARLVENDGTIHYIGRWPDPSGVAA from the coding sequence ATGACCGTCGCGCTCAAGAGCTGGACGGCGCTGGGCACCTCGGTGCACGTGATCGCGACCGATGCCGATGGGCTCGGCCGTGCCACCACCGCGGTGGGCGACGTCCTCGAGGACGTCGACACCGCCTACAGCCGGTTTCGCGAGGACAGCGAGCTGAGCCGCCTGAACGCGAGCCCGGGCCGCACCGTCCGCGTGAGCCCGCTGCTGGCAACCGCGATCGACGCGGCCCAGCGCGCGGCGCGCCTGACCGATGGGGCGGTCGATCCCACCATCGGTCACGCCATTCGCGTGGCCGGGTATGACGACGACTTCTCACGGATTGCCGCTCAAGACGGTCCGATCAACCTGCGCGCCTGGCGCGTCCCGGGCTGGCGGGCGATCCGCTTCGACCGCCGGTCACGCACGGTCCTGCTGCCGCCCGGAGTGGAGCTCGACCTGGGCTCGACCGGAAAGGCGCTGGCGGCCGACATCGCCGCGCGCGCCGCCCTCGCGGCCGCCGGCGCAGGCGGGGTGCTGGTCAGCCTCGGGGGCGACATCGCCACCGCGGGGACGCCGCCGTCCGGCGCCTGGCGGATCCACGTGGCGGAAGACAGCCGCGAAAAACCTGATGGGGACGGCGAGGTGATCTGCCTCCCCGCCGGCGGAGTCGCCACCTCGAGCACCACCGTCCGCCGGTGGACTCGCGGCGCCGCGGTCCTCCATCACATCATCGACCCGGAGACCAGCCGGCCGACGACCGGTCCCTTCCGAACGGTGACGGTCGCCGCCGCGACCTGCCTCGACGCCAACATCGCATCAACGGCGGCGATCGTTCGAGGAGAGGCGGCCATCGACTGGTTGACGAGCTGGGGCCTGCCGGCCCGGCTGGTCGAAAACGATGGAACGATTCACTACATCGGCCGCTGGCCGGATCCATCGGGAGTGGCGGCGTGA
- a CDS encoding YciI family protein, with product MPKYVLFYESADDVRSKAPLHFPAHVARWKEFQERGTLLMIGTFANPQEEGSMAIFTTREAAEAFARSDPFVLNGVVRRWSIREWSEAIGDGGS from the coding sequence ATGCCCAAGTACGTCCTCTTCTACGAGTCGGCCGATGACGTTCGCTCCAAGGCACCTCTGCACTTCCCGGCCCACGTTGCACGCTGGAAAGAGTTCCAGGAGCGGGGCACGCTGCTGATGATCGGCACCTTCGCCAATCCGCAGGAGGAAGGCTCGATGGCGATCTTCACCACGCGCGAGGCCGCGGAAGCGTTCGCGCGGAGCGATCCCTTCGTCCTGAACGGCGTGGTGCGCCGCTGGTCCATTCGCGAATGGAGTGAGGCGATCGGCGACGGAGGGAGCTAG
- a CDS encoding DUF58 domain-containing protein produces the protein MPPDVGAGGIAVDQLLRRSRWPVLRRLGFHPGGDERSSVRGVGLEYSDVREYQAGDDPRTIEWNITARSDRPYVRESLPDRGLDAWLLVDITRSLDWGTARCLKRQLALEFSAVVGQLLIGRGNRVGALLFDDRVRSIIPPSAGRTALLQLIARMERAAKSPGDGPTDLGRALTEAGRLIRRPSMMVLISDFMTPGGWQQPLRALAIRHEVVAAWITDPREREIPDVGVVTFEDPESGEQILVDTRSAPLRARFQEAAGAQRETIRADLLGARAAIAELSTAAEIVPQLVAFIKQREAQRGHRVARASA, from the coding sequence TTGCCTCCTGACGTCGGCGCGGGCGGTATCGCCGTCGACCAATTGCTGCGCCGGTCGCGCTGGCCGGTGCTGCGCCGCCTCGGGTTCCACCCAGGCGGCGACGAGCGCTCGAGCGTGCGCGGCGTGGGACTCGAGTACAGCGATGTGCGCGAGTACCAGGCTGGCGACGACCCGCGCACCATCGAGTGGAATATCACCGCCCGGTCGGACCGGCCTTACGTCCGGGAGTCGCTTCCCGACCGCGGCCTCGATGCCTGGCTGCTCGTCGACATCACGCGCTCGCTCGACTGGGGCACGGCCCGCTGCCTGAAGCGGCAGCTGGCGCTCGAATTCTCGGCGGTCGTCGGGCAACTGCTGATCGGCCGTGGAAACCGCGTCGGCGCGCTGCTCTTCGACGACCGCGTCCGCTCGATCATCCCGCCGTCTGCGGGCCGCACCGCGCTGCTGCAGCTGATCGCGCGGATGGAGCGGGCTGCTAAAAGCCCGGGCGACGGTCCGACCGATCTGGGCCGGGCGCTGACGGAGGCGGGCCGGCTCATCCGCCGCCCTTCGATGATGGTCCTCATCAGCGATTTCATGACGCCCGGCGGCTGGCAGCAACCGCTGAGAGCGTTGGCGATCCGCCATGAGGTTGTCGCGGCCTGGATCACGGACCCGAGAGAGCGCGAGATTCCCGACGTGGGGGTCGTGACTTTCGAGGACCCGGAAAGCGGCGAGCAGATCCTGGTCGATACCCGGAGCGCGCCGCTGCGGGCCCGCTTCCAGGAGGCGGCGGGAGCGCAGCGTGAGACGATCCGCGCCGATCTCCTTGGGGCTCGGGCGGCGATCGCCGAGCTGAGTACCGCCGCTGAGATCGTGCCCCAGCTGGTCGCGTTCATCAAGCAACGGGAGGCGCAGCGCGGCCATCGGGTCGCGCGGGCGAGCGCATGA
- a CDS encoding ABC transporter ATP-binding protein, whose translation MLPPDHGGPSMFWMWGRRRRGNPQTGPANSGLTGDPVIEEPQEPQGPKDLRSRWRNLKQAVRGTAAALPRVIRLVWDASPAVTAGLFAVTVVAGVIPAVSAYTSKLLVNAVVLGIEVHNHPGAVADAVRFDFGPFRTPVFTTVNGIIFLAILQLLIFALIAFLSTARNITQQLLQNAVSMRIQLMVMEKAASLDLAFYEDPASYDLLRRAQTDSINRPVQMISTAFGLVQTALTFVTMIALLVIVSPLLALLALLSPVPAFIADTRYGWRGYNIARWGSRLLRRMNYLVTLLTTDSYAKEVKLFGLGHYFIDRYRLIGERYYGSQRRQVVRRYLVGFLWGNLSTIATSVTYLYVALQAIVGKLTLGDLTLYTTAAQSVQNSIQGILGGFSGMYEHNLYLSNLFELMETTSKLPAPANPVALPDPVRGEIRFEHVSFAYPGAAENALTDLSFTVTAGETIAIVGRNGAGKTTLFKLICRLYDPIEGRILIDGIDIRDIDPTQLRAQIGGMFQDYVTYQATAAENIGLGNLGAIADREAILKASRQAGSDGLIAGLPQGYETALGKWFDAGVNLSGGEWQKVALARAFMRDARILLLDEPTSALDAQAEYELFERIHSLTRGRTAVYISHRFSTVRRADRILFLEHGRLVEQGTHEQLMRLNGRYARLFRLQASAYTGEDVLPEDVELDIAPTA comes from the coding sequence ATGCTGCCGCCGGATCACGGCGGCCCGTCGATGTTCTGGATGTGGGGCCGCCGGCGCCGCGGGAATCCGCAGACTGGGCCGGCCAACAGCGGTCTGACCGGCGACCCGGTGATCGAGGAGCCGCAGGAGCCGCAGGGTCCGAAGGACCTGCGTAGTCGCTGGCGCAATCTCAAGCAGGCGGTCCGGGGGACCGCCGCCGCGCTCCCCAGGGTGATTCGGCTGGTCTGGGACGCCAGCCCCGCGGTCACCGCCGGCCTGTTCGCGGTGACGGTGGTCGCCGGCGTCATCCCCGCCGTGTCCGCCTACACCTCGAAGCTGCTCGTCAATGCGGTCGTGCTGGGCATCGAGGTCCATAACCACCCAGGCGCCGTCGCCGACGCGGTCCGATTTGACTTTGGACCCTTCCGCACCCCGGTCTTTACGACGGTCAACGGGATCATCTTCCTCGCCATCCTGCAGCTGCTGATCTTCGCGCTGATTGCCTTCCTCAGCACCGCGCGCAACATCACGCAGCAGCTCCTGCAGAACGCGGTGTCGATGCGGATCCAGTTGATGGTCATGGAGAAGGCAGCCTCACTCGACCTTGCCTTCTACGAGGACCCGGCGTCGTACGACCTGCTGCGGCGGGCGCAGACCGATTCCATCAACCGGCCGGTGCAGATGATCTCCACCGCCTTCGGGCTGGTCCAGACGGCGCTGACCTTCGTGACGATGATCGCGCTGCTCGTGATCGTGAGCCCGCTGCTCGCCCTACTGGCGCTCCTCTCCCCTGTCCCGGCCTTCATCGCCGACACCCGGTACGGCTGGCGCGGATACAACATCGCGCGCTGGGGCTCGAGGCTGCTCCGCCGCATGAACTATCTCGTGACCCTGCTGACAACGGACAGCTACGCCAAGGAGGTCAAACTGTTCGGGCTGGGCCACTACTTCATCGACCGCTACCGCCTGATCGGAGAGCGGTATTACGGCAGCCAGCGCCGCCAGGTGGTGCGACGCTACCTCGTCGGCTTTCTCTGGGGAAACCTGAGCACGATCGCGACCTCCGTCACCTATCTATATGTCGCGCTGCAGGCGATCGTCGGCAAGCTGACGCTCGGCGACCTCACGCTCTATACCACGGCCGCCCAATCCGTCCAGAACTCCATTCAGGGCATTCTTGGGGGGTTCTCCGGCATGTACGAGCACAATCTCTACCTGAGCAACCTGTTCGAGTTGATGGAAACGACGAGCAAGCTGCCGGCACCCGCCAACCCCGTCGCCCTGCCAGATCCGGTTCGGGGTGAGATTCGTTTCGAGCACGTCAGCTTCGCCTACCCGGGTGCCGCCGAAAATGCGCTGACCGACTTGAGCTTCACCGTCACCGCCGGAGAGACAATCGCCATCGTCGGCCGCAACGGCGCCGGAAAGACGACGCTCTTCAAGTTGATCTGCCGGCTCTACGACCCTATCGAAGGCCGCATTCTGATCGACGGCATCGACATCCGGGACATCGATCCTACGCAGCTGCGGGCTCAGATTGGCGGCATGTTCCAGGACTACGTCACCTACCAGGCGACGGCGGCGGAGAACATCGGCCTTGGAAACCTCGGCGCCATCGCCGACCGGGAAGCGATCCTGAAGGCGAGTCGGCAGGCCGGTTCCGACGGGTTGATCGCCGGCCTTCCCCAGGGCTACGAAACCGCGCTTGGAAAATGGTTCGATGCCGGCGTCAACCTGTCGGGCGGCGAGTGGCAGAAGGTGGCGCTGGCGCGCGCCTTCATGCGCGACGCGCGAATCCTCCTGCTCGATGAGCCGACCTCCGCCCTCGACGCCCAGGCGGAGTACGAGCTGTTCGAACGCATCCACTCGCTGACACGGGGCCGCACCGCCGTCTATATCAGCCACCGCTTCTCCACCGTCAGGCGCGCCGATCGGATCCTGTTCCTGGAACACGGCCGCCTCGTCGAGCAGGGGACGCACGAGCAGCTGATGCGACTCAACGGCCGCTATGCACGGCTGTTCCGCCTGCAGGCGTCCGCCTATACGGGGGAGGACGTTCTCCCCGAGGATGTCGAGCTGGACATCGCGCCGACCGCGTGA
- a CDS encoding AAA family ATPase — protein MINRPQLAREEAASPTDTARELAARVPAPIEQILFEVKRLIVGQDRLLERLLIALLSGGHVLLEGVPGLAKTVTVKAFAQVIGGAAGRIQFTPDLVPADLIGTRIYNPGRGDFSTELGPVFCNLLLADEINRAPAKVQSALLEAMQERQVTIGKDTHPLPDPFVVLATENPIETDGTYPLPEAQLDRFMLKVLVDYPTFQEEVVVVERITGPAIGLRQVVTLDQLKEMQRAVTEVYVDPAVRTYATTLAYASRPGKVKGLEDLAPAIAYGASPRASINLVAAGRALAFMRGRSYVLPHDLSEVAPEVIRHRLVLTYEGIAAGVDAETIVKRVLDRFPPPRIDLGDRFAS, from the coding sequence ATGATCAATCGACCGCAACTGGCCCGCGAGGAAGCCGCGAGCCCGACCGACACGGCCCGGGAGCTCGCCGCCCGCGTTCCGGCGCCCATCGAGCAGATCCTGTTCGAGGTCAAACGCCTGATCGTCGGCCAGGACCGGCTCCTCGAGCGCCTGCTGATCGCCCTGCTGTCCGGCGGCCACGTCCTCCTCGAAGGCGTGCCCGGACTCGCCAAGACCGTCACCGTCAAGGCCTTTGCCCAGGTGATCGGTGGCGCGGCCGGCCGCATCCAGTTCACCCCCGACCTCGTGCCCGCCGATCTGATCGGCACGCGAATATACAACCCCGGGCGCGGCGACTTCTCGACCGAGCTCGGCCCCGTCTTCTGCAACCTGTTGCTGGCCGACGAGATCAACCGCGCTCCCGCCAAAGTGCAGTCGGCACTGTTGGAGGCCATGCAGGAACGCCAGGTCACGATCGGCAAGGACACCCATCCGCTTCCGGATCCGTTCGTCGTCCTCGCGACCGAGAACCCGATCGAAACCGACGGGACCTACCCGCTTCCCGAGGCCCAGCTCGACCGCTTCATGCTGAAGGTGCTCGTCGATTACCCGACCTTCCAGGAAGAGGTCGTCGTCGTCGAGCGGATCACCGGCCCGGCCATCGGGCTCCGCCAGGTGGTCACCCTCGACCAGCTCAAGGAGATGCAGCGGGCGGTCACCGAGGTGTATGTCGATCCCGCGGTGCGGACCTATGCCACGACGCTCGCCTATGCGAGCCGTCCGGGGAAGGTGAAAGGCCTCGAGGACCTCGCGCCGGCCATCGCCTATGGCGCCAGCCCGCGCGCCTCGATCAACCTGGTCGCTGCCGGCCGGGCGCTCGCCTTCATGCGCGGTCGCTCGTATGTCCTCCCGCACGACCTGAGCGAGGTGGCGCCCGAAGTCATCCGGCACCGTCTCGTCCTCACTTACGAAGGGATCGCGGCCGGTGTCGACGCCGAGACGATCGTCAAGCGTGTGCTCGATCGATTCCCCCCGCCGCGCATCGACCTGGGAGACCGGTTTGCCTCCTGA
- a CDS encoding HAMP domain-containing sensor histidine kinase yields MARVDLVRSGAQRVALAATGIVAALYLLIAVAVVLILTHNLTSNVDGTLSTWLTSMAADRQTITRGFPGPPVGPHLGDAPVLWWMWHPDGNFSDSSTEAQSVKLPVPPTSITNPQTITVSGIPLRVMGGHVGDDWAVVAQSMSSVDQARTNLIQAELLIGPVLLVIVFLGALAIGRRVAAPIEHARQRQMDFTANASHELRTPLAVIQAQTSLALSQPRDGDWYQRAFTRVNQESRRMRHLVDDLLWLARFEAMPRSGQAEPVDVGVMAQQAVDRFAAVAEARQQRLSVRLTGDSHVIAASPEWLDHLIGVLLDNACKYTPEWGTIDVRVAAEGNRIKLVVDDSGPGIPLDQRAGIFDRFRRATDQPGGAGLGLAIADAVVRATNGRWDVSTSAAGGASMAVTWPRLLARPAATRSAVSETPPPLARLDA; encoded by the coding sequence ATGGCTCGGGTTGACCTTGTTCGTTCCGGCGCCCAGCGGGTGGCGCTCGCGGCAACCGGCATTGTCGCCGCACTCTACCTGCTGATCGCGGTGGCCGTCGTCTTGATCTTGACGCATAACCTGACCTCCAACGTCGACGGCACGCTCTCGACCTGGCTGACCTCGATGGCCGCCGACCGACAGACGATAACCAGGGGTTTCCCAGGGCCTCCCGTGGGACCGCATCTCGGTGATGCGCCGGTCCTCTGGTGGATGTGGCACCCCGATGGAAATTTCAGTGACAGCAGTACCGAAGCCCAGTCCGTCAAGCTGCCGGTTCCGCCGACCAGCATCACGAATCCGCAGACCATCACGGTGTCCGGCATCCCGCTGCGAGTCATGGGTGGCCACGTCGGGGACGACTGGGCAGTCGTCGCCCAGTCGATGAGCAGTGTCGACCAGGCCCGGACAAACCTCATCCAGGCTGAACTCTTGATCGGCCCAGTGCTCCTCGTCATCGTCTTCCTCGGAGCGTTGGCCATCGGTCGCCGTGTTGCCGCGCCGATCGAGCACGCACGCCAGCGGCAGATGGACTTCACCGCCAACGCCTCACACGAGCTCCGCACGCCGCTGGCGGTGATCCAGGCACAGACATCGCTGGCGTTATCGCAACCTCGCGACGGGGACTGGTATCAACGAGCGTTCACGCGTGTCAACCAGGAAAGCCGACGCATGCGTCACCTCGTCGACGACCTCCTCTGGCTCGCCCGGTTCGAAGCCATGCCGCGCTCGGGCCAGGCGGAGCCGGTGGATGTCGGCGTGATGGCGCAACAGGCGGTGGACCGGTTTGCCGCGGTCGCCGAGGCCCGTCAGCAGCGGCTGAGCGTCCGGCTCACCGGAGATTCCCACGTGATCGCCGCCTCACCCGAATGGCTGGATCACCTGATCGGCGTTTTGCTCGACAACGCCTGCAAGTACACGCCGGAGTGGGGCACGATCGATGTTCGCGTCGCCGCCGAAGGCAACCGCATCAAGCTGGTCGTCGACGACTCCGGGCCCGGTATTCCCCTGGACCAGCGGGCTGGAATCTTCGACCGGTTCCGGCGCGCCACGGACCAACCGGGCGGAGCCGGACTCGGTCTGGCGATCGCCGATGCCGTCGTCCGCGCGACCAACGGGCGCTGGGACGTCTCGACCTCGGCGGCAGGCGGCGCCAGCATGGCGGTCACCTGGCCTAGGCTGCTAGCCCGCCCGGCAGCCACCCGGTCGGCGGTATCGGAGACGCCTCCGCCGCTGGCCCGGCTCGACGCCTAG
- a CDS encoding nitroreductase family protein, with protein sequence MAVEAQPQTLTDFLCSLRAVREFQRKPVPEKTVQDILEVARWSGSASNRQFSEVIVIRQRETLEALATIGGYTGHLRGAALGRRAR encoded by the coding sequence ATGGCCGTCGAAGCCCAGCCGCAAACCCTGACCGATTTTCTTTGCAGCCTCCGTGCCGTGCGCGAGTTCCAGCGAAAGCCTGTGCCGGAAAAGACCGTGCAGGATATCCTCGAGGTGGCGCGATGGTCGGGCAGCGCGAGTAACCGTCAGTTCAGCGAGGTCATCGTCATCCGTCAGCGCGAGACCCTCGAAGCGCTCGCCACCATCGGCGGCTACACCGGCCATCTGCGAGGCGCCGCGCTCGGCAGGCGTGCCCGGTAA